A single window of Lysobacter oculi DNA harbors:
- a CDS encoding RDD family protein: MNHAGPSTARARPLVGWRLLSLLYDLFPMLGIWFVVGIVSLALHRGEAIRSNSLAGALELLALLAVTGLYATASWRRGGQTIGMKPWRLYVVTGVAGEQVSWGRLWLRYGVGIVSLLCAGLGFWWAWLDRAGLTWHDRLSGTRMIREVPAKPAKQASRG; encoded by the coding sequence ATGAACCACGCCGGCCCTTCCACCGCGCGGGCCCGGCCACTGGTCGGCTGGCGCCTGCTCTCGCTGCTCTACGACCTGTTCCCGATGCTCGGCATCTGGTTCGTGGTCGGCATCGTGTCGCTGGCACTGCATCGCGGCGAAGCGATCCGCAGCAACTCGCTGGCGGGCGCACTGGAACTCCTCGCCCTGCTCGCCGTCACCGGGCTCTACGCCACCGCCAGCTGGCGGCGCGGCGGCCAGACCATCGGCATGAAGCCGTGGCGGCTGTACGTCGTCACCGGCGTTGCGGGTGAACAGGTGTCGTGGGGGCGGCTGTGGCTGCGCTACGGCGTCGGCATCGTGTCGCTGCTGTGCGCGGGGCTGGGTTTCTGGTGGGCGTGGCTGGATCGCGCCGGGCTGACCTGGCACGACCGCCTCAGCGGTACGCGGATGATCCGCGAGGTGCCCGCCAAACCTGCGAAGCAAGCGTCGCGCGGCTGA
- the lptG gene encoding LPS export ABC transporter permease LptG yields MKPFPKIHDIYIGKVVLTSVLGVWLVLAGLDFVLGGGGLMAQLDDLGKGSYGFADAFLYSAYTVPRRLYDLFPTAAVIGALLGLGQLAASSELTALRAVGLSRKRLSLAVALAIGLFTGLMVLSGETIGPWGERKANALKAAATSPNMIVAQYSGLWAREGDVFLNADSGQERTDGDDHWLELKDLRLYQFDEAGKLKSIAHAATAEHRPGGWLLKNVVRTNFGERSVTQERLAEERWESQLDAAALSASVARPRYLDSATLKSSIDYRKRNQLDAGEFEAFYWGRWFYPLNVLALCLAAIPFAFGTLRSGGLGKRLFLGVVFALGFWLLQEMSARLAGAYKFDYRVAYVLPSLLMLAVSWFLFRRRSG; encoded by the coding sequence ATGAAACCGTTCCCGAAGATCCACGACATCTATATCGGCAAGGTGGTGCTGACCTCCGTACTGGGCGTCTGGCTGGTGCTGGCGGGGCTGGATTTCGTGCTCGGCGGCGGCGGCCTGATGGCCCAGCTCGACGACCTCGGCAAGGGCAGCTACGGCTTTGCCGATGCCTTTCTGTATTCCGCCTACACCGTGCCGCGCCGGCTGTACGACCTGTTCCCGACCGCCGCGGTGATCGGCGCGCTGCTCGGCCTCGGCCAGCTGGCGGCCAGCTCCGAACTCACCGCCCTGCGCGCGGTCGGGCTGTCGCGCAAGCGGCTCAGCCTGGCGGTGGCGCTGGCCATCGGGCTGTTCACCGGCCTGATGGTGCTGAGCGGCGAGACCATCGGCCCGTGGGGCGAGCGCAAGGCCAACGCGCTGAAGGCGGCGGCGACATCGCCCAACATGATCGTGGCCCAGTATTCCGGCCTGTGGGCGCGCGAAGGCGACGTCTTCCTCAACGCCGACTCCGGCCAGGAACGCACCGATGGCGACGACCACTGGCTGGAGCTCAAGGACCTGCGCCTCTACCAGTTCGACGAGGCCGGCAAGCTGAAATCCATCGCCCACGCCGCCACCGCCGAGCACCGCCCGGGCGGCTGGCTGCTGAAGAACGTGGTCCGCACCAATTTCGGCGAGCGTTCGGTGACCCAGGAACGCCTGGCCGAGGAGCGCTGGGAATCGCAGCTGGACGCCGCCGCGCTCTCCGCCAGCGTGGCCCGCCCGCGCTATCTGGACTCCGCCACGCTGAAATCCAGCATCGACTACCGCAAGCGCAACCAGCTCGATGCCGGCGAATTCGAGGCCTTCTACTGGGGCCGTTGGTTCTATCCGCTCAACGTGCTGGCGCTGTGCCTGGCGGCGATCCCGTTCGCCTTCGGCACGTTGCGCAGCGGCGGCCTCGGCAAGCGGCTGTTCCTGGGCGTGGTGTTCGCGCTCGGCTTCTGGCTGCTGCAGGAGATGTCGGCGCGGCTGGCCGGCGCCTACAAGTTCGACTACCGCGTGGCCTACGTGCTGCCGTCGCTGTTGATGCTGGCGGTGTCCTGGTTCCTGTTCCGGCGGCGCAGCGGCTAG
- the lptF gene encoding LPS export ABC transporter permease LptF, producing MQTLDRYLAREFAQAIFATLVVLLIVMVGGAFIDVLGDITRGKLPPGMTAAQLGLVLLTWLPIILPLALMLGLLMATGRLYRDAEMPVLTSVGVGPKRLLRPLAIVVVPILIVIGLCSLWLGPWADRTSRAMIQEANRNLLIAGLEPGRFTELPGGGGVVYVGEMGGDGAKFKRIFIYRAKKGRLDVTTAAEGELTLDGARERYLTLGNGFEVEGPMDAATRDYRLLRFARNDVRMPDRVDDKKINDARRTPTLQLMADGSAEARAQLHWRIAPPLIALALALLAIPLARSPPRQARYGRMVLGFLGYMVCIQLMLLGTDLITKGKMPTGLGLWWLLLPALALGAWFYSRDGHLPQRRRAR from the coding sequence ATGCAGACGCTGGACCGCTACCTCGCGCGGGAATTCGCCCAGGCCATCTTCGCCACCCTGGTCGTACTGCTGATCGTGATGGTGGGCGGCGCCTTCATCGACGTCCTCGGCGACATCACCCGCGGCAAGCTGCCGCCGGGCATGACCGCCGCGCAGCTGGGCCTGGTCCTGCTGACCTGGCTGCCGATCATCCTGCCGCTGGCCCTGATGCTGGGCCTGCTGATGGCCACCGGCCGCCTGTACCGCGACGCCGAGATGCCGGTGCTGACCTCGGTGGGCGTGGGGCCGAAGCGCCTGCTGCGCCCGCTGGCGATCGTGGTGGTGCCGATCCTGATCGTGATCGGGCTGTGCTCGCTCTGGCTGGGGCCGTGGGCCGACCGCACTTCGCGGGCGATGATCCAGGAAGCCAACCGCAACCTGCTGATCGCCGGCCTTGAGCCGGGCCGCTTCACCGAATTGCCCGGCGGGGGCGGCGTGGTCTATGTCGGCGAAATGGGCGGGGATGGCGCGAAGTTCAAACGCATCTTCATCTACCGGGCCAAGAAGGGCCGGCTCGATGTCACCACCGCCGCCGAAGGTGAACTCACCCTCGACGGCGCCCGCGAGCGCTACCTGACGCTCGGCAACGGGTTCGAAGTCGAAGGCCCGATGGACGCGGCCACCCGCGACTACCGCCTGCTGCGCTTCGCCCGCAACGACGTGCGCATGCCCGACCGGGTGGACGACAAGAAGATCAACGATGCCCGCCGCACGCCGACCCTGCAGCTGATGGCCGATGGCAGCGCCGAAGCCCGCGCGCAGCTGCACTGGCGCATCGCCCCGCCGCTGATCGCGCTGGCGCTGGCCCTGCTGGCGATTCCGCTCGCCCGCAGCCCGCCCCGGCAGGCCCGCTACGGGCGCATGGTGCTGGGCTTCCTGGGCTACATGGTCTGCATCCAGCTGATGCTGCTCGGCACCGACCTGATCACCAAGGGCAAGATGCCGACCGGCCTCGGCCTGTGGTGGCTGCTGCTGCCGGCGCTGGCGCTGGGCGCGTGGTTCTACAGCCGCGATGGCCACCTGCCGCAGCGGAGGCGCGCGCGATGA
- a CDS encoding leucyl aminopeptidase, with translation MSLEFALNGTAPATASVDCVVVGIYTDNSLTPAGAAIDAASNGRLTALAARGDVGGKVGRTALLHDVPGVTAPRVLVIGLGEAGKFGTPQYIKAVGDAARTLKTGNVKSALFTLSEVAVNGRDAAWNIRQAAIAADHAMYRYTATLGAKNKKREESGLERFEISGADADALAQGQAIAAGVAFARELGNLPPNVCNPQYLADQGMQFAARFDKAECEVLGDAEMEALGMGSLLAVARGSANRPKLVVMKWNGGGDAKPYVLVGKGITFDTGGINLKTQGGIEEMKYDMCGAATVLGTLVSAVGMNLPVNLVCLAVAVENMPDGNSYRPSDVITSMSGKTIEVGNTDAEGRLILCDALTYAQRFEPEALVDVATLTGACVIALGKYATGVMTKKDDDLARELIDAGETTFDRAWQLPLWDEYQGQLDSQFADIYNIGGRWAGAITAGCFLSRFTEGQRWAHMDIAGVANGDGKMGMATGRPVGLLSQWLLDRAAK, from the coding sequence ATGTCCCTCGAATTCGCCCTGAACGGCACCGCCCCTGCCACCGCCTCCGTCGACTGCGTGGTGGTCGGCATCTACACCGACAACTCGCTGACACCGGCCGGTGCCGCGATCGACGCCGCGAGCAACGGTCGCCTGACCGCGCTGGCCGCACGTGGCGACGTCGGCGGCAAGGTCGGCCGCACCGCCCTGCTGCATGACGTGCCCGGCGTGACCGCGCCCCGCGTGCTGGTCATCGGCCTGGGCGAGGCCGGCAAGTTCGGCACCCCGCAGTACATCAAGGCGGTCGGCGACGCCGCGCGCACGCTCAAGACCGGCAACGTAAAGTCGGCGCTGTTCACCCTGTCCGAAGTCGCGGTGAACGGCCGCGACGCCGCCTGGAACATCCGCCAGGCCGCCATCGCCGCCGACCACGCCATGTACCGCTATACCGCCACCCTCGGCGCCAAGAACAAGAAGCGCGAGGAAAGCGGGCTGGAGCGTTTCGAGATCAGCGGCGCCGATGCCGACGCGCTGGCCCAGGGCCAGGCGATCGCCGCCGGCGTCGCCTTCGCCCGCGAGTTGGGCAACCTGCCGCCGAACGTCTGCAACCCGCAGTACCTGGCCGACCAGGGCATGCAGTTCGCCGCCCGCTTCGACAAGGCCGAGTGCGAGGTGCTGGGGGATGCCGAGATGGAAGCGCTCGGCATGGGCTCGCTGCTCGCCGTGGCGCGCGGCTCGGCCAACCGCCCGAAGCTGGTGGTGATGAAGTGGAACGGCGGCGGCGACGCCAAGCCCTACGTGCTGGTCGGCAAGGGCATCACCTTCGACACCGGCGGCATCAACCTGAAGACCCAGGGCGGCATCGAGGAGATGAAGTACGACATGTGCGGCGCGGCCACCGTGCTCGGCACCTTGGTCTCCGCGGTCGGCATGAACCTGCCGGTCAACCTGGTTTGCCTGGCGGTCGCGGTCGAGAACATGCCCGACGGCAACAGCTACCGCCCGAGCGACGTCATCACCAGCATGTCGGGCAAGACCATCGAGGTCGGCAACACCGACGCCGAAGGCCGCCTGATCCTCTGCGACGCGCTGACCTACGCGCAGCGTTTCGAGCCGGAGGCGCTGGTCGATGTCGCCACGCTCACCGGCGCCTGCGTCATCGCGCTCGGCAAGTACGCCACCGGCGTCATGACCAAGAAGGACGACGACCTGGCGCGCGAGCTCATCGACGCCGGCGAGACCACCTTCGACCGCGCCTGGCAGCTGCCGCTGTGGGACGAATACCAGGGCCAGCTGGACAGCCAATTCGCCGACATCTACAACATCGGCGGCCGCTGGGCCGGCGCGATCACCGCCGGCTGCTTCCTCTCGCGCTTCACCGAAGGCCAGCGCTGGGCGCACATGGACATCGCCGGCGTGGCCAATGGCGACGGCAAGATGGGCATGGCCACCGGCCGCCCGGTCGGCCTGCTGAGCCAGTGGCTGCTGGACCGCGCGGCCAAGTGA
- a CDS encoding DNA polymerase III subunit chi, translating into MARADFYLIAKPRFREEPLLLVCELARKAHDAGFPTLVLARDTAQAEALDDLLWSFDADAYLPHQIAGLDDEDELAPILILPPEADAPMRPLVINLRDAAVEGDFERVLEVVPADPEARTPLRERWKQYQARGLQTNKHDM; encoded by the coding sequence ATGGCCCGCGCCGACTTCTACCTGATCGCCAAGCCGCGCTTCCGCGAGGAACCGCTGCTGCTGGTCTGCGAACTCGCCCGCAAGGCGCACGACGCCGGCTTCCCCACCCTCGTGCTGGCGCGCGACACGGCCCAGGCCGAGGCGCTCGACGACCTGCTCTGGTCGTTCGACGCCGACGCCTACCTGCCGCACCAGATCGCGGGGCTGGATGACGAAGACGAGCTCGCGCCGATCCTGATCCTGCCGCCCGAGGCCGATGCCCCGATGCGCCCGCTGGTCATCAACCTGCGCGATGCGGCGGTGGAAGGCGACTTCGAGCGCGTGCTGGAAGTGGTGCCCGCCGACCCGGAGGCGCGCACGCCGCTGCGCGAGCGCTGGAAGCAGTACCAGGCCCGCGGGCTGCAAACGAACAAACACGACATGTGA